The nucleotide sequence TGTTTTGAACTTGCCAAGTAAGTCAATTTGCCCAAAATAGTTATCGTAGCCATAGTCAAGGTCATAGGATTCGATGGTCAAAAAGCGATCATCGGCGACACCAACAGCATAGGTTGGAGTTTCGTCGACTTTAGCAATCAAGCCAGAGAAACTGTTCCGAATTTGCAAGTTATCGTTAAATTTGTGGGTAAAAGCGTAGCCAAACCTTTGAGCAGATTGTTCCGTATCGGCAAAGTTAGGATAGCTGGTATAAAGGTTACGCGGAGTGAGGCGACCGTCACTCAGCAACAAGCTATAACTGATTGGTGGTTTGGCAGTAAATTCGGTGTACTCGTAGAATACCTTCAACTCCGTGTTGTCCCCAATTTTCCAGGTGATCGACGGCGCGACAGTGACCTGATTGGTGTTGACAAAATCTTGGAACCCATCCTGGGCTTGATAGCCTGCGATAAAGCGATAGAGCAAATTTTTATCGGTTAGCGGCCCGGAGAAGTCGAGACTGGGTTGATAGGTAGAGCGATTTCCAATCTCAAAAGCAAAATTATAGGAGGGTTCGCTCAACGGTTGTTTCGTTATGATGTTAACAATTCCACCCGGTTCTATATCGCCAAATAGAACGGAAGCTGGACCTTTCAGCACTTCTACTTGTTCAATCGTGCCAATGGGGCTGCTTAAGATAAATGTATTAGGTGCATCTCGAAAGCCATTACGGAAACTGCCTGCTTGCTCAAATCCTCGAATGGTTCGGCTGGACGCAGAAGAACCGTACAGATCTCCAGCATTGCCCACGCCGCTAACAGTTTCTACTGCTTCACTGACGCTTCTCACGTTACGATCGCGCAACACTTCCTGCGGCACCACCTGAATCGACTGCGGAATATCTCGAATCGGTGTATCCGTCCTTGTCGCTGTACTCGCATTCGGCACCCGATAGCCCCGTTGCCCTTCCCCCGTCACCACAATTTCCTCATCCGCCTCATCCGCTTCCGGGTTGAGGCTGTAGGCAAAGGCTCCAGTCTTCAGGGTGACCTCGGTTTTGGGTAGCGCATCCTTCCCTGTAACGCTAATGCGAATACCGCCCCCATCCTGCTGCACCACCTGCACCGTGGCAATATCTGCCGTGGGGTTTTCGGCGGCAAACGGCTGACCTTCCGGTAATGCCAGCACCGCATTCGGAATCTCGGCAATCAGGCTGGTGCCCTCGTTGCGAAACTTGCTGGCATCGACTTGTAGCGGCTTGCCATCCTGGGTAGTCAAGACAATTTCCAAGCCAGTATCGGTGCGATCGAGCGTAACGCCAACGACCTGTACTGTAGCCGCTTCGATTTGTGCCATCCATTCTTTGACTGTAGTGGCGGGGCGATCGCGCTGATTCAGAAGTTTGACAGCGGATGGGACATCGGATGAAACAGATGACTTCAACTTATCCGCTTCATCCGTTCCAAATTCCGTTGCCCTCCCTGCCAACGCCAATCCATTCACCAAACCGCCAACCAAAACCGCCAACCATCCACAAAACAGAACTTTGCTCATCCGCTGCCCATTGATCTCACTCATCTTCCACACACCAAATCGAGAGACTTAATAGTAATAACTCTCAAGAAGCGTACCGATGATTAGGGGGTGATGGGAAGTTGATTTTTGCCCGAAACGGAATACTTTGCGCCCAAAACGGATTTAGTGCCAGGGTTGGCTAGAAAACGTCTTCGGGTTCACACCAAATGCCTTGCGAAACGCATTGGCAAACCGACTCTGGCTGGCATATCCCACCGCTTGCGCCGCCTCATGCACACTCATCTGTCCCTGCATCAACAGCAATCTTGCTCGTTCCATCCGACATTGACGGACATAACCGAATACGGTGGTATCAAAAACGCGGCGAAACCCTTGCTTCAACGTGCATTCATTTAGCCCCACCTGACGCGCCAGTTGAGCCAAGGAGGGGGGCTGATCCAAATTCTGCTGCAAAATGGCTTTTGCCTGATGCAGTCGATCGACATCATCCGGCTTCAACTTGGCAACCAGTGGCTTCTCCTGCTGATACTCCAATTCTTGTTCCAAGATCAGTGCCATCAGTTCCCACACTTTGCTTTCCAAAAACAGGCGTTTGGTGAATCCCTGGTAGGGACATTGGCAAATCTGCTGCAAGATGATTTGCATGGCGGCTGTTGCCTGTCCGGAGCGTCCATAAAATTCTTGATTGGGATCTCGAATCAGGTGTTGTAAGGTCGGAGGAATAGGGTCGTTTGGGGTGCCAGCATAAGACTCAAACACGACTGGTTCGATATGAACACTGACCCATCGAATCGGCTGGTGGGCGATTTGTTGTCTTCGTTCGTTACAAGCCATGCCACTGCCAAAAAAAGCATAGGAGGGTGCCTCAGACAAGTTGTGGTTTTGCGGAGAAAGATCAAAGGTGTATTCCAGGGGATGGTTACGATCGCACGATTCGGTGATGATATCGTCATGAGATTGGTAATCGGCGATCGCCAGTTCCAACCCATCCCGCAGATATGTTTCTCGAAAATATCCTTGCCCCAACGCCTCTGGGTATTGCCAAATAACGTCGAATGAATCCAGCGGTGGCACACTCAATTCAGAACTGCACACTAGTGACCAGTAGTCATCCTGAGAAAGGGAAATCGTCATGACCTGCTTGAGCAACTATTGAGAATAATTCTTGACTAGTACCATGTTTCTAGCTGCATGGCAAGAAACGATGGGTGAAATCTTATGATTGGCCTAGAATGGAACTGACTGAATCGAGAACGCTGCCATGATGACTTCCTCGACTGAGCAACTCAACTCAAAAGCCCAGCATCTTCCGCCATTAGAGAATGGCGATCGCTTGACTCGTGCTGAGTTTGAGCGGCGTTATAAAGCGATGCCGCATGTGAAGAAAGCTGAACTGCTTGAGGGAATGGTTTATATGGCATCGCCGCTGAGAATTAAAAGTCATGGGGAACCGCACGGAGATTTAGTAGCCTGGCTGGGAACCTACAAAGCTTTCACTCCAGGCGTAGTTTTGGGCATTGAACCGACCGTGCGCCTGGATCTGGAGAATGAACCCCAACCCGATGTGGTGTTGCTGGTGCCCGGTAGACAGGCAACCATCGGTGCAGATGACTATATTGAAGGGGCACCGGAACTCGTGGTGGAAGTGGCGGCGAGTAGTGTGGCGATCGACCTGCATGATAAGAAACGGGCCTATCGGCGCAATCAGGTGCAGGAGTACATTGTTTGGCGAACATTAGATCGTCAGTTGGATTGGTTTGTGCTGGAGGCGGATGACTATGTGAATCAGCAACCGGATGTTCAGGGTGTAGTTCGCAGCAAAGTCTTTCCCGGTTTGTGGTTGGCGGTGTCAGCACTGTTGTCAGGCGAGATGACAACGGTGTTATCGGTGTTGCAGCAGGGATTAAATTCATCGGAGCATCAGGCATTTGTGCAGCAGTTGAGTGGTTAACGGAAAAGTAAAACTTTCTAATAGTTCATCGAATTTGGGTGAGAGTGGTTTCAGGAATGCGATCGCCAACTTGTTTCTTGCGCTTGCGGTACCATCACATCACAACAATATTGGTAAGAGAATAATGGGTGTGAGTTGAGGGATGAAGTTTACTTGGGATGAAAACAAGCGGCAGTCAAACTTGGGTAAGCATGGATTTGATTTTGCAGATGCTGCTTTGGTTTTTGAAGGAGCAACATTCACGTTTGAGGATGATCGCTACTCATACAGTGAGCAACGCTTTATTACTTTGGGATTGCTACACGATAAAGTAGTAGTAATTGCCCATACAGAAGTTGGGGATGAAGTTCGTGTCATTTCAATGAGAGAGGGAACTAAACGTGAGCAAATCATTTTCTTCCAGAGCCTCTCAAACTGATTGGGAGCGGATTGACGCTATGCAAGATGAGGATATCGATTTGTCTGATATTCCCGAGGTAACCGAAGCCCAGATGAGGAAAGCTGTGCTTCGGGTTGGTGGAGAACCGGTTGAACGAAATCAGCGTCATGTTGCTCTCGTACTGGATGCTTCTGTCGTGGAATATTTTGAGGCAAAGGCGGGGGAACAGGGCTATCGAGCGCTGATGAATCAAGTATTGGCAGAGTATGTTCATCTCAAAAAAGTAGAGCCTCGAAGTTAGTTCAGTGCGATTGAATTGGAATTGGCTCATCTGTGCGATCGCCCGTGTCCTTGCGCTTGCGATACCACCACATGATGAATCCAGTGATGAACAAAACCGATGGGGTCAAACCCACCAATACATAGAGAATCCGCGACGGAATTCCCCAGAAGGTGCCAAAATGCACCGATCCAAACTGATTCGTAATTGCTTCTGCCCGGGTCGGTTTGAGTCCATCCTGAAATCGGATCACCTCACCAGTGAATTGATCCAGATAGATGCGCGTATTGCCCCATTTATCCGTTTCCTGCGCCTGTCGTTTGCCCACGCGGAAAGGGTCTTCGGGCTTTTCAGGAAAGGACACATAGGTGGTGGTGGCATTGGAAATTACCGCATCTGCCCGTTGGATTAAGTCGGCATAGGTCAGCGGTTGCCTGCCTGGAATGGGTTTGGAAATGGGGTCAGGCGGCTGAGGGGTGAGGGTAACGGCATGAATGGCTTCGGTCACCTTTGCCTGGGGCACATTCCAGGCAAACCCGGTGAAACCAATGAATGTCAGAAAGATGGCAGTAACAATGCCTGCCACCTTGTGAAGGTCAAAACTGGTACGTTTGATATGGGCCTGTTTCCACTTGATTTTGAACCCAGCAATGAGCTTACGCCAACCGGGCCACAGGACAATTCCGGTAATACTCAAGACCAGCGTCAGCAGGGCAACTATCCCCATCACCAGGGTGCCCACCTCACCCGCCAGCAGTTTGTAGTGCAGACCATAGATTATGCCAACCCAACTGCTTTCCCACTCGCGATCGCCCATCACCTGCCCCGTATATGGATTGACAAACACCTGCCACCAGTAGTGCTCTTCTGGCGAGTGGACCCACACAGAATAGGGCTGATTGGCATGGTCTGATAAATTAATGCTGCTCAGAGTCAGACCTTTAGTGGCATAGGTGGCTTTTACCGTGTCGGCGATCGTGGCAATGGGTAAAGCCTCTCCAGTGGGAATGAGATGCCCCAATCGCTGGGCAATGACCAGGCGATCGATCTCGTGCCAGAAGACCAGAATGCTGCCGGTTAGTCCGGCAATGCACAGGAGAATACCTGCGGTTAGCCCCAACCAGCGATGGGTCTGGAAAAACAGCGATCGCAGTTTGGGGCGTTTCAGTGATTTGAGGCGTTGGAGTGATGGCATGAAGTCCCCGGTCAGCTAGATAGGTAGAACACAAGCCAGGATAATGACGGCTAGACGTCAGGTTATAGTGATCTGGGAGGGTATCTTAAAACTTGGTGATTGCTGATATGGATAAACGATGGAATTTGAGTTTGATCCGCACAAAAGTCAGTTGAATCAGGAAAAGCATGGCATCGATTTTTGGGAGGCTCAGCAACTGTGGGCAGACGTAAATCGAATTGAAATTCCTGCTCGCACAGAGGATGAAGTGCGCTTTTTGGTAATTGGTAAGATCATAAGTAAACATTGGTCAGCGGTGATTACTTATCGAGAGGGTAGAGTTCGAGTTATATCTGTGCGACGATCACGACCAGAGGAGATTGAGATTTATGAAAGCAACAGCATTTGACCAGCGGTTTGACCAGGGTGATGATGTGAGCGAGTTACTGGATTTGTCTGCGGCTCGTCGTCCTGGGTATGAGTCTCAAACGGTGGCGATCGACTTTCCTGAGTGGATGCTGAATGGGCTGGATCGCGAAGCTAGACGGTTGGGGGTAAGTCGTGATGCTTTGGTAAAAGTTTGGTTAGCGGAACGGCTGGAACAATTGCCTCTGACCTCCTGATCACGATTACAGTTCTCATTTTGGGATGCATGTCATCCTGCAAACTCCTTAAAAGCTATACGAAATTGTGCCTTTGACTGTAAAGGGCGCACCATAAAACACGCGCAGATCACTTTCTGAGGCTTCAAAATACCGAGCATCCAACAAATTTTCGATGTTTAATCCGATGCGCAAATTGTCTCGACGATAAAACAACGATAAATCGGTGCGAACATAACCTGGAATCTGAAAAGTGTTCCCTAAATCTCCCTCTCGCTGGCCAACATAGAATAGCCCAAGTCCGCCACCTATCCCCTTGAGTGACCCTGTTTGAACTTCATAAGTGGTCCACAGACTGAATGCATGCTCCGGTACATTATTGAGTCGATTTCCAACCTCAAAGGTGGTGTCCGCTGTGATGCGTGCATTGGTGTAGGCATAGCCACCAGCAATTTTCCAGCCTGGTAAGATTTCACCGGCAATATCAAGTTCAATTCCCCGACTTCTCTGTTCCCCTGTTTGAATTGAAAAGTTAGGATTTGCTGGGTCAGAAGTTAACACGTTAGACCGGGTAATTTGATAAAACGCCAGCGTAGTGGATAATTTGCGATTAAGCCAGTCTGCTTTAACGCCGACTTCATATTGGGTACCGCGCTCTGGCTTAAAGAGCGTCCGTTCAAATGTGGAGCCGACATTCTGCAAAAAGGAACGACTGTAGCTGGCATAAAACGAGAGCCAATCCGTTGGCTGATAGACCAATCCAATCCGAGGACTAAACGCTTCATCCTGTTGAAAAGATTCAGAACCATCAGCAAAGTCAATCTTTTGACTGACAATGTCAAACCGCCCTCCCAGCAATAATTTCAAGTTTGGCAACAGATCAATCTGATCCTGCAAATAAATACCCAACAAGTCTGAAGTAATGGGTTCGCTCGGAAATTCTGCAATCAAGGTTTTCTCAGATTGGTTATACACAGGATTGAACAAATCAATCGGACTAAGAGCAAACTGAATTCCCCTCCCCCCGTAAATATTACGATTCAGATCAACCCCAAACAAGACCTTATGTGCAATGGTTCCAGTCTTAAATGTGCCTACGATATTGGTATCCAGGGTGTAATTGTCCTGAAACTGATCATCTGCGACAACCAGCTCTCTCTCCAGCGTCCGTTCATCATCCAGCAAAGCTTGTGGAAAGAGGGAATTTTGAGGGGTGCGCAGACGGGTGGCACGAAAGGTATTTCGCAATTTTAAATCAGGGCTAAATTGATGTTCCAATGTGTAACCCAGGCGAAGGGCATAGCGATCGTTTTTATCAAGCTGGTCATCAGGTTCGCCAATAAACCGATTGCGCGGCAGAGTTCCATTAACATTCGGAAGCACAGTACCTTTGGCAGGTAAACCTCGATCGTTAGGTTGCTGGGAAATCGTGTATTCCCCTTCAAATGTCAGTTTGGTTGCTTCACCAATTTGCCAGGTCAGGACAGGGGCGATCGCGTAATTGCGGCGATCAAAGAAATCAATAAAAGTTCCACTGGAATAAGCGCCTGCTGTCAACCGATAGAGCAGCGTTTTAGCATCGTTCAGTGGTCCTGTGAAATCCAATGAACCACGATACGTATCAAAATTACCAATCAAACCTTCCAGGCTATAGCGAGCATTCGCTAGGGGTTTCTTAGTAATGATATTCACTGTCCCACCGGGACTCCCCTGGCTAAACAAAGCCCCCGCTGGTCCTTTCAATACTTCAATTTGCTCAATATTGGGGAGAGCAATTCCAGAGGTATTGGTAGCATCCCTTAAACCATTACGCAGAATATTGCCGCCTGAAAAACCACTAGAAAATCCTCGAATGGTATATTCCTCAAAAGCAGATTGAGATGACTGACCCGGAGTAACTCCGGCGATCGTTCGGAGGGCTTCATTTACTCTCTGCACTTGCCGGTCTTGAAGTAGTTCTAGAGGAACAACCTGGACTGAAAAGGGAAGATCTCGGATTGGGGTATCGGTTCTACTGCCAGTAGTCGCATCAGGAACGAAATAACCCCGTTGCCTCTCACCTGTCACCACAATTTCCTCATCGGGTGCGTCTCCCTCCGGTTTGAGGCTATATACCAGATCTCCCGTTCTCAATGTGACTTCTTGAGTGGGTAGAGCATTATTGCCTGTAACCGTGACGCGAATATTGGATGGATTGATTTGCGTGACGCGAACACTGGTAATACCCTCTGTTGGGTTGTCGGTGCTGAATTCCTGACCATCAGGCAAAGCCAGCACAGCATTGGGAATGTCTGCAACTAGGCTATTGCCTTCAGTCCGGAATTGGGTGGCATCGATCAGTAAAGGCTTGCCATTCTCGGTTTCTAACGTAATTTCTAATTCATTTCCGGTAGGCGTGACCCTCACGTCTAAAACTCTGACAGAATTTTGAACTTCTGCCTCTCTAACCTGAGCCAGCCATTCCCTAACCGTCTTTGCAGAGTGCGGAAGTTCTTTCCTGCGGGGGATAGGAGAAGTGGCTTCCTGTTTACTGCCGCGCCCCTGAGGTTCTCCATCCTCAGCATTCACTTCCTGGGGTGAGGTGCTGACTAAAAGTGCCCCCGCGATCGCCCCTCCTAACACCAAATGCCATC is from Leptothermofonsia sichuanensis E412 and encodes:
- a CDS encoding Uma2 family endonuclease codes for the protein MMTSSTEQLNSKAQHLPPLENGDRLTRAEFERRYKAMPHVKKAELLEGMVYMASPLRIKSHGEPHGDLVAWLGTYKAFTPGVVLGIEPTVRLDLENEPQPDVVLLVPGRQATIGADDYIEGAPELVVEVAASSVAIDLHDKKRAYRRNQVQEYIVWRTLDRQLDWFVLEADDYVNQQPDVQGVVRSKVFPGLWLAVSALLSGEMTTVLSVLQQGLNSSEHQAFVQQLSG
- a CDS encoding TonB-dependent siderophore receptor, with product MNRWHLVLGGAIAGALLVSTSPQEVNAEDGEPQGRGSKQEATSPIPRRKELPHSAKTVREWLAQVREAEVQNSVRVLDVRVTPTGNELEITLETENGKPLLIDATQFRTEGNSLVADIPNAVLALPDGQEFSTDNPTEGITSVRVTQINPSNIRVTVTGNNALPTQEVTLRTGDLVYSLKPEGDAPDEEIVVTGERQRGYFVPDATTGSRTDTPIRDLPFSVQVVPLELLQDRQVQRVNEALRTIAGVTPGQSSQSAFEEYTIRGFSSGFSGGNILRNGLRDATNTSGIALPNIEQIEVLKGPAGALFSQGSPGGTVNIITKKPLANARYSLEGLIGNFDTYRGSLDFTGPLNDAKTLLYRLTAGAYSSGTFIDFFDRRNYAIAPVLTWQIGEATKLTFEGEYTISQQPNDRGLPAKGTVLPNVNGTLPRNRFIGEPDDQLDKNDRYALRLGYTLEHQFSPDLKLRNTFRATRLRTPQNSLFPQALLDDERTLERELVVADDQFQDNYTLDTNIVGTFKTGTIAHKVLFGVDLNRNIYGGRGIQFALSPIDLFNPVYNQSEKTLIAEFPSEPITSDLLGIYLQDQIDLLPNLKLLLGGRFDIVSQKIDFADGSESFQQDEAFSPRIGLVYQPTDWLSFYASYSRSFLQNVGSTFERTLFKPERGTQYEVGVKADWLNRKLSTTLAFYQITRSNVLTSDPANPNFSIQTGEQRSRGIELDIAGEILPGWKIAGGYAYTNARITADTTFEVGNRLNNVPEHAFSLWTTYEVQTGSLKGIGGGLGLFYVGQREGDLGNTFQIPGYVRTDLSLFYRRDNLRIGLNIENLLDARYFEASESDLRVFYGAPFTVKGTISYSF
- a CDS encoding BrnA antitoxin family protein translates to MQDEDIDLSDIPEVTEAQMRKAVLRVGGEPVERNQRHVALVLDASVVEYFEAKAGEQGYRALMNQVLAEYVHLKKVEPRS
- a CDS encoding PepSY-associated TM helix domain-containing protein codes for the protein MPSLQRLKSLKRPKLRSLFFQTHRWLGLTAGILLCIAGLTGSILVFWHEIDRLVIAQRLGHLIPTGEALPIATIADTVKATYATKGLTLSSINLSDHANQPYSVWVHSPEEHYWWQVFVNPYTGQVMGDREWESSWVGIIYGLHYKLLAGEVGTLVMGIVALLTLVLSITGIVLWPGWRKLIAGFKIKWKQAHIKRTSFDLHKVAGIVTAIFLTFIGFTGFAWNVPQAKVTEAIHAVTLTPQPPDPISKPIPGRQPLTYADLIQRADAVISNATTTYVSFPEKPEDPFRVGKRQAQETDKWGNTRIYLDQFTGEVIRFQDGLKPTRAEAITNQFGSVHFGTFWGIPSRILYVLVGLTPSVLFITGFIMWWYRKRKDTGDRTDEPIPIQSH
- a CDS encoding BrnT family toxin; translated protein: MKFTWDENKRQSNLGKHGFDFADAALVFEGATFTFEDDRYSYSEQRFITLGLLHDKVVVIAHTEVGDEVRVISMREGTKREQIIFFQSLSN
- the brnA gene encoding type II toxin-antitoxin system BrnA family antitoxin — encoded protein: MKATAFDQRFDQGDDVSELLDLSAARRPGYESQTVAIDFPEWMLNGLDREARRLGVSRDALVKVWLAERLEQLPLTS
- a CDS encoding BrnT family toxin, whose protein sequence is MEFEFDPHKSQLNQEKHGIDFWEAQQLWADVNRIEIPARTEDEVRFLVIGKIISKHWSAVITYREGRVRVISVRRSRPEEIEIYESNSI
- a CDS encoding helix-turn-helix transcriptional regulator, whose amino-acid sequence is MTISLSQDDYWSLVCSSELSVPPLDSFDVIWQYPEALGQGYFRETYLRDGLELAIADYQSHDDIITESCDRNHPLEYTFDLSPQNHNLSEAPSYAFFGSGMACNERRQQIAHQPIRWVSVHIEPVVFESYAGTPNDPIPPTLQHLIRDPNQEFYGRSGQATAAMQIILQQICQCPYQGFTKRLFLESKVWELMALILEQELEYQQEKPLVAKLKPDDVDRLHQAKAILQQNLDQPPSLAQLARQVGLNECTLKQGFRRVFDTTVFGYVRQCRMERARLLLMQGQMSVHEAAQAVGYASQSRFANAFRKAFGVNPKTFSSQPWH
- a CDS encoding TonB-dependent siderophore receptor produces the protein MSEINGQRMSKVLFCGWLAVLVGGLVNGLALAGRATEFGTDEADKLKSSVSSDVPSAVKLLNQRDRPATTVKEWMAQIEAATVQVVGVTLDRTDTGLEIVLTTQDGKPLQVDASKFRNEGTSLIAEIPNAVLALPEGQPFAAENPTADIATVQVVQQDGGGIRISVTGKDALPKTEVTLKTGAFAYSLNPEADEADEEIVVTGEGQRGYRVPNASTATRTDTPIRDIPQSIQVVPQEVLRDRNVRSVSEAVETVSGVGNAGDLYGSSASSRTIRGFEQAGSFRNGFRDAPNTFILSSPIGTIEQVEVLKGPASVLFGDIEPGGIVNIITKQPLSEPSYNFAFEIGNRSTYQPSLDFSGPLTDKNLLYRFIAGYQAQDGFQDFVNTNQVTVAPSITWKIGDNTELKVFYEYTEFTAKPPISYSLLLSDGRLTPRNLYTSYPNFADTEQSAQRFGYAFTHKFNDNLQIRNSFSGLIAKVDETPTYAVGVADDRFLTIESYDLDYGYDNYFGQIDLLGKFKTGSVAHQLLIGFDANSFTDSYQGRFNTNLPLLDIRNPNYAISEPEYEPFLEFENRVRSYGLYIQDQIAFDKNFKLLIGGRYDWVASTFEIGDFGAFGNTADEPERNSSAFSPRIGLVYQPNDTISLYASYSRSFRAQTGFSSSAQGFAPTEGTQYEVGIKGDWLGGKLSTTLAAYRLTKTNVLTPDPNNPQFTVQTGEQRSQGIELDVAGELLPGWKVIASYAYTDAEVTKDNTFPVGNRLSNVPANQASLWTTYEIQTGSLKGLGFGLGLFYVGERQGDLANSFQLKDYLRTDVSLFYKRDRLRLGLNIRNLFDTDYTVFAFGRTSNRRGAPFTITGSISWEF